In one window of Acidovorax sp. HDW3 DNA:
- a CDS encoding response regulator translates to MSEPISVFVVDDHTLFRRGLVALLGLDEGLRVVGEAGDAGQALRLVGSLQPQVILLDNHLPGVLGVDAIAGLREAAPASHVVMLTVSEDGQDLAAALRHGAQGYLLKTIDGDLLSEAIRRAARGEPVVSPEMMGKLVAAFQSQGVPAPAPAPLAPEEEASPLSPREEDVLREIARGASNKEIARALDIAETTVKIHVQHILRKLGLTSRVQAAVYASDRQRAEASDLLSK, encoded by the coding sequence ATGAGCGAGCCGATTTCTGTTTTTGTCGTCGATGACCACACCCTGTTTCGGCGCGGCCTGGTGGCCCTGCTCGGGCTCGACGAGGGCCTGCGCGTGGTGGGCGAGGCCGGCGACGCGGGCCAGGCGCTGCGCCTGGTGGGTAGCCTGCAGCCGCAGGTTATCTTGCTCGACAACCACCTGCCGGGCGTGCTCGGGGTCGATGCCATTGCCGGCCTGCGCGAGGCCGCGCCGGCGAGCCACGTCGTCATGCTGACGGTGAGCGAGGACGGGCAAGACCTGGCGGCGGCGCTGCGCCACGGCGCCCAGGGCTATCTGCTCAAGACCATCGACGGCGATCTGCTCTCCGAGGCCATTCGCCGCGCCGCACGCGGCGAGCCCGTGGTCAGCCCGGAGATGATGGGCAAGCTCGTCGCCGCCTTCCAAAGCCAGGGTGTGCCCGCCCCGGCGCCGGCGCCGCTGGCACCGGAGGAGGAGGCATCGCCGCTGTCGCCGCGCGAGGAGGATGTGCTGCGCGAGATCGCCCGGGGCGCGAGCAACAAGGAAATCGCCCGTGCCCTGGACATTGCCGAAACCACGGTCAAGATTCATGTGCAGCACATCTTGCGCAAACTCGGCCTGACCTCGCGCGTGCAGGCGGCGGTTTATGCCTCCGATCGCCAGCGTGCCGAGGCATCTGATTTGCTATCAAAATAG
- a CDS encoding type IV pili methyl-accepting chemotaxis transducer N-terminal domain-containing protein produces MRTKPSLSTKLLGLGVAFLLIALGSIGLTLWVTWQLEGGAAAVNEAGRLRMNLLRMVIAQQNESPERVAALERQFDASLELLRTGDPARPLFVPRAEETRERFERVRSEWTELRAQWNEVMPGEAIERADGFVFHINAFVQSIEHQIARWTAVLHLFQLLMVALAIAAAVTFMAVSYLLILHPVTRLQQAIERLRQGDLGTRMSVDTQDEFGQLSAGFNLMAHALQESHDDLERKVREKTASVAEQNQRLAALYAVSALGAEAGSLEALAQGFARQVRQVAGADAAAVRWSDEANERYVLLAADGLPKELAEREHCLAPGSCECGQVPETARMRVIPITPVSGQQLPHCREAGFETVVSIPVRLQQRLLGEVSLFFRHARALPEETRSLLATLVQHLASAMESLRASALEREAAVAHERSLIARELHDSIAQSLAFLKIQTKLLRDAIAKDNHEVRERSLAELEEGVRECYADVRELLVHFRTRTNDEDIETALRATLSKFEHQTGIATQLHMAGHGLPLDADVQIQVLHMVQEALSNVRKHAGASCVQLRVQRHPWQFEVIDDGCGFDPARVAPDSVHVGLGIMQERAQRVGAQVRVDSAPGAGGTRVCIALPVAVPLVHEESTHA; encoded by the coding sequence ATGCGCACAAAACCGTCTCTCTCCACCAAGCTGCTGGGCTTGGGCGTGGCCTTTTTACTCATCGCCCTGGGCTCCATCGGGCTGACGCTGTGGGTCACCTGGCAGCTCGAAGGCGGCGCCGCCGCCGTGAACGAGGCCGGGCGCCTGCGCATGAACCTGCTGCGCATGGTGATTGCGCAGCAAAACGAGTCGCCCGAGCGCGTGGCGGCGCTCGAACGCCAGTTCGACGCCAGCCTGGAGCTGCTGCGCACGGGCGATCCGGCGCGTCCCCTGTTCGTGCCACGCGCCGAGGAGACGCGCGAGCGCTTTGAGCGCGTACGCAGCGAGTGGACGGAGCTGCGCGCGCAGTGGAACGAGGTCATGCCCGGCGAGGCGATCGAGCGCGCCGACGGCTTTGTCTTTCACATCAATGCCTTTGTGCAGTCCATAGAGCACCAGATTGCACGCTGGACGGCGGTGCTGCACCTGTTCCAGCTCTTGATGGTGGCGCTGGCGATTGCCGCAGCCGTGACCTTCATGGCGGTGAGTTATCTGCTCATCCTGCACCCGGTGACGCGCTTGCAGCAGGCCATCGAACGGCTGCGCCAGGGCGACCTGGGCACGCGCATGTCGGTCGATACGCAAGACGAATTTGGTCAGCTGTCGGCCGGCTTCAACCTGATGGCGCACGCGCTGCAGGAGTCGCACGACGACCTCGAACGCAAGGTGCGCGAGAAAACCGCCAGCGTTGCCGAGCAGAACCAGCGCCTGGCGGCGCTCTACGCCGTCAGCGCCCTGGGCGCCGAGGCCGGCAGCCTGGAGGCGCTGGCGCAGGGCTTTGCGCGCCAGGTGCGGCAGGTGGCCGGGGCCGACGCCGCCGCCGTGCGCTGGAGCGATGAGGCAAACGAGCGCTACGTGCTGCTGGCTGCCGACGGCTTGCCCAAAGAGCTGGCCGAGCGCGAGCATTGCCTGGCGCCAGGCAGCTGCGAGTGCGGCCAGGTGCCGGAGACGGCGCGGATGCGCGTCATCCCCATCACCCCGGTGTCGGGCCAGCAGCTGCCGCACTGCCGCGAGGCCGGTTTTGAAACGGTGGTCAGCATCCCCGTGCGGCTGCAGCAGCGCCTGCTGGGCGAGGTGTCGCTGTTCTTTCGCCACGCCCGCGCCTTGCCCGAGGAGACGCGCAGCCTGCTCGCCACCTTGGTGCAGCACCTGGCCAGCGCCATGGAGAGCCTGCGCGCGAGCGCCCTGGAGCGCGAGGCGGCGGTGGCACACGAGCGCAGCCTGATTGCGCGCGAGCTGCACGACTCGATCGCGCAGTCGCTGGCGTTTCTCAAAATCCAGACCAAGCTGCTGCGCGACGCCATCGCCAAGGACAACCACGAGGTGCGCGAGCGCAGCCTGGCCGAGCTGGAGGAGGGTGTGCGCGAGTGCTATGCCGACGTGCGCGAGCTGCTGGTGCACTTTCGCACCCGCACCAACGACGAAGACATTGAGACGGCACTGCGCGCCACGCTCTCCAAGTTCGAGCACCAGACCGGCATCGCCACGCAGCTGCACATGGCCGGCCATGGCCTGCCGCTGGACGCCGACGTGCAAATCCAGGTGCTGCACATGGTGCAGGAGGCGCTGTCGAACGTGCGCAAACACGCCGGCGCCAGTTGCGTGCAGCTGCGCGTGCAGCGCCACCCCTGGCAGTTCGAGGTGATTGACGACGGCTGCGGCTTCGATCCGGCGCGCGTCGCCCCGGACTCGGTGCACGTCGGCCTGGGCATCATGCAAGAGCGCGCGCAGCGCGTGGGCGCACAGGTGCGCGTAGACTCCGCGCCCGGCGCTGGCGGCACCCGGGTGTGCATTGCCCTGCCGGTGGCCGTCCCCCTGGTCCATGAAGAGAGTACCCACGCATGA
- a CDS encoding EAL domain-containing protein yields MAAIVAAGAPHFCGPDLGENMDKNNPRPAFLGACVRPWQAVFLYLLLGAVWVLGGDALLEHGLAPDWPWRPLAFTLKGWGYVLLTAALTGWLLARAARSEQQRSALAQEMAHVAEHAPAGMARVDPVSLRMWWVNARLADWLGLAPEEALGRHFREWIMPGDPAWAQGQLQQLLDGRINYYQSERLCRRADGRAPLPVLCTVSRVPARAGVPAHLVCVLLDMSEVGATRAALVRSETILRLALDGSGNGMWDWDLRQRRSTYSQGMVRLLRYQGSELPVGLHLLRLLHPQDRQRVRQAVQRTIDSGVPFDETARIQRYDGSYCWVQARGQRHLDAEGQAERFSGILTDLTDQRLAAERERLAATVVDNTAEGVLVTDAQARIVSVNAAVTRMLGYSEDELLGLTPRVFKSGRHDDAFYAALWASVAQTGHWQGEIWNRRKSGEVFPEHMSLSAVRDPDGQVTHYVCMFTDISAEKAQRQQLEFLAHFDPLTGLSNRLWFGQQLATAVQQAQRDGEILAVLLLNLDRFKDVNDSYGHQVGDEVLKHIARQVRAALRPGDLVGRMAGDELAVLVRQLRHADGAAAVARGLIAAVAQPWVSPQGVEIVVGVSVGICMCPGHADTAQALLQGAHAAVYGAKARGRGAWCFFHEEMTQAARERLELEARLRVALAQGHLQLYYQPQIDIASGRIIGAEALLRWLDPEEGLISPARFIPVAESSGLIGPLGQWVLRQACAQGQQWRAAGLAAITLAVNVSPRQFHLTDVASDCAQALAASGFAPAQLELELTESALAERPEEARQVLLRLRALGVRMAVDDFGTGYSSLAHLKRFALDVLKIDQGFIRDLPDSSDDLAISSAIIALGHSLGLAVLAEGVETAAQLECLRQRGCDAYQGYLFSRPLPVAEFTALLQAQAPA; encoded by the coding sequence ATGGCCGCGATTGTCGCAGCCGGTGCACCCCATTTTTGTGGGCCCGACCTGGGCGAGAACATGGACAAGAACAACCCCCGGCCAGCGTTCCTCGGTGCCTGCGTGCGGCCGTGGCAGGCTGTGTTTTTGTATTTGCTGCTGGGGGCTGTGTGGGTGCTGGGGGGCGACGCGCTGCTCGAGCATGGGCTTGCGCCCGATTGGCCGTGGCGCCCGCTGGCCTTCACCCTCAAGGGCTGGGGCTACGTGCTGCTGACGGCAGCCCTCACCGGCTGGCTGCTGGCGCGTGCCGCGCGCAGCGAGCAGCAGCGCAGTGCGCTGGCCCAGGAGATGGCGCATGTGGCCGAGCACGCGCCGGCGGGCATGGCGCGTGTCGATCCGGTCAGCCTGCGCATGTGGTGGGTCAACGCCCGCCTGGCCGATTGGCTGGGCCTGGCGCCCGAGGAGGCGCTGGGCCGGCATTTTCGTGAATGGATCATGCCTGGCGACCCGGCCTGGGCGCAGGGCCAGCTGCAGCAGCTGCTCGACGGGCGCATCAACTACTACCAAAGCGAGCGCCTGTGCCGCCGCGCCGATGGCCGGGCGCCGCTGCCAGTGCTGTGCACCGTCAGCCGCGTACCGGCGCGCGCGGGTGTGCCGGCGCACCTGGTGTGCGTGTTGCTCGACATGAGCGAGGTGGGCGCCACGCGCGCGGCGCTGGTGCGCAGCGAAACCATCTTGCGCCTGGCGCTCGACGGCAGCGGCAACGGCATGTGGGACTGGGATCTGCGCCAGCGGCGCTCAACCTACTCGCAGGGCATGGTGCGCCTGCTGCGCTACCAGGGCAGCGAACTGCCTGTGGGCCTGCACTTGCTGCGCCTTTTGCACCCGCAAGACCGCCAACGCGTGCGCCAGGCGGTGCAGCGCACGATCGACAGCGGCGTGCCGTTCGACGAGACGGCGCGCATCCAGCGCTACGACGGCAGCTACTGCTGGGTGCAGGCGCGTGGCCAGCGTCACCTTGACGCCGAGGGCCAGGCCGAGCGCTTTTCCGGCATCTTGACCGACCTCACCGACCAGCGCCTGGCGGCGGAGCGCGAGCGCCTGGCCGCCACCGTGGTGGACAACACCGCCGAGGGCGTGCTGGTGACCGATGCCCAGGCGCGCATCGTCTCCGTCAACGCCGCCGTGACGCGGATGCTGGGCTACAGCGAGGACGAGCTGCTGGGCCTGACGCCGCGTGTTTTCAAATCTGGGCGCCATGACGACGCTTTTTACGCCGCCCTGTGGGCCAGCGTGGCGCAAACCGGCCACTGGCAAGGCGAGATCTGGAACCGGCGCAAGAGTGGCGAAGTCTTTCCCGAGCACATGTCGCTGTCGGCAGTGCGCGACCCGGACGGGCAGGTGACGCACTACGTCTGCATGTTCACCGACATTTCGGCGGAAAAGGCGCAGCGCCAGCAGCTTGAATTCCTGGCCCACTTTGACCCGCTCACCGGCCTGTCCAACCGCCTGTGGTTTGGTCAGCAGCTGGCCACGGCGGTGCAGCAGGCACAGCGCGATGGCGAGATCCTGGCCGTGCTGCTGCTCAACCTCGACCGCTTCAAGGACGTGAACGACAGCTACGGCCACCAGGTGGGCGACGAGGTGCTCAAGCACATCGCGCGCCAGGTGCGCGCGGCGCTGCGCCCGGGCGACCTGGTGGGGCGCATGGCGGGCGACGAGCTGGCGGTGCTGGTGCGCCAGCTGCGCCATGCCGACGGCGCCGCCGCCGTGGCGCGCGGACTGATCGCTGCCGTGGCCCAGCCCTGGGTGTCGCCGCAGGGGGTGGAGATCGTCGTTGGCGTGAGTGTGGGTATTTGCATGTGCCCCGGCCATGCCGATACGGCGCAGGCGCTGCTGCAGGGTGCGCACGCGGCGGTGTACGGCGCCAAGGCGCGCGGGCGCGGCGCCTGGTGCTTCTTTCACGAGGAAATGACGCAGGCCGCACGCGAGCGCCTGGAGCTGGAGGCGCGTCTGCGCGTGGCGCTGGCGCAGGGGCACTTGCAGCTGTACTACCAGCCGCAGATCGACATTGCCAGCGGCCGCATCATCGGCGCCGAGGCGCTGCTGCGCTGGCTTGACCCCGAGGAGGGGCTGATCTCGCCCGCGCGCTTCATCCCGGTGGCGGAAAGTTCTGGCCTGATCGGGCCGCTGGGGCAGTGGGTGCTGCGCCAGGCTTGCGCCCAGGGCCAGCAATGGCGCGCCGCCGGCCTGGCGGCGATCACGCTGGCGGTCAACGTCTCGCCGCGCCAGTTTCACCTCACCGACGTTGCCAGTGACTGCGCGCAGGCGCTGGCGGCATCGGGCTTTGCGCCGGCGCAGCTGGAGCTGGAGCTGACCGAATCGGCCCTGGCCGAGCGCCCCGAGGAAGCGCGCCAGGTGCTGCTGCGCCTGCGCGCGCTGGGCGTGCGCATGGCGGTGGACGACTTTGGCACCGGCTACTCGTCGCTGGCGCACCTCAAGCGCTTTGCGCTCGACGTGCTCAAGATCGACCAGGGCTTCATCCGCGACCTGCCCGACAGCAGCGACGACCTGGCGATCAGCAGCGCCATCATCGCCCTGGGCCACAGCCTGGGCCTGGCGGTGCTGGCCGAAGGCGTGGAGACGGCGGCGCAGCTCGAATGCCTGCGCCAGCGCGGCTGCGACGCCTACCAGGGCTACCTGTTCTCGCGCCCGCTGCCGGTGGCCGAGTTCACGGCGCTGCTGCAGGCCCAGGCCCCGGCGTAG
- a CDS encoding alpha/beta hydrolase, whose translation MPRTSKTPPRPAQRRTWQQLRASDLRAAARLATQATVGVVQIVEGVHQSVRATVGLPGGARAGSTSGITGLVYRSIEGSTRWVDRGLQAALLRLEPWLERSLADPTAGVDAEREALLSALNGVLGDRLAADASPLALPMQLRQGGQPLDLATPPGGGKLLLLVHGLCMNDLQWQQSGHDHGAYLAQAHGYTPLYLRYNSGLPIAENGRLLAQQLQALLATWPTALTDFAAIGHSMGGLVLRAAVQAATEAGMDWPAQLRRLVFVGSPHQGAPLERAGHGVDLLLGSTPYSRPFARLGLLRSAGITDLRHGQVRAEGNAPLPLPEGIACYTIAATLATRRSCLAERLLGDGLVPLASALGRHREPARRLAFAPARQHIAYQVGHLQLLSDPGVAHKLAQWLA comes from the coding sequence ATGCCCCGTACGAGCAAGACCCCCCCCCGCCCGGCCCAGCGCCGCACCTGGCAGCAATTGCGCGCCAGCGACCTGCGCGCCGCCGCCCGCCTGGCGACCCAGGCCACCGTAGGCGTGGTGCAGATCGTCGAGGGCGTACACCAGTCGGTGCGCGCCACCGTCGGCCTGCCCGGCGGTGCGCGTGCGGGCAGCACCAGCGGCATCACCGGCCTGGTGTACCGCAGCATCGAGGGCAGCACGCGCTGGGTCGATCGCGGCCTGCAGGCGGCGCTGCTGCGCCTCGAACCCTGGCTCGAACGCAGCCTGGCAGACCCCACTGCGGGCGTGGACGCCGAGCGCGAGGCCCTGCTCTCGGCCCTCAACGGCGTGCTCGGCGACCGCCTGGCGGCCGACGCCAGCCCCCTGGCCCTGCCCATGCAATTGCGCCAGGGCGGCCAGCCGCTGGACCTGGCCACCCCGCCCGGCGGAGGCAAGCTGCTGCTGCTGGTGCACGGCCTGTGCATGAACGACCTGCAGTGGCAGCAAAGCGGGCACGACCACGGCGCCTACCTGGCGCAGGCGCACGGCTACACGCCCCTCTACCTGCGCTACAACAGCGGCCTGCCGATTGCCGAAAATGGCCGCCTGCTGGCGCAGCAGCTCCAGGCCCTGCTGGCCACCTGGCCGACTGCGCTGACAGACTTTGCCGCCATCGGCCACAGCATGGGCGGCCTGGTGCTGCGCGCCGCCGTGCAAGCGGCCACCGAGGCCGGCATGGACTGGCCGGCGCAACTGCGCCGCCTGGTGTTTGTGGGCTCGCCGCACCAGGGCGCACCGCTCGAACGTGCCGGCCACGGCGTCGATCTGCTGCTGGGCAGCACGCCCTACAGCCGCCCCTTCGCCCGCCTGGGGCTGCTGCGCAGCGCCGGCATTACCGACCTGCGCCACGGCCAGGTGCGCGCCGAGGGCAACGCGCCGCTGCCGCTGCCCGAGGGCATCGCCTGCTACACCATCGCCGCCACCTTGGCCACGCGCCGCTCCTGCCTGGCCGAGCGCCTGCTGGGCGACGGCCTGGTGCCCCTGGCCAGCGCCCTGGGCCGCCACCGTGAGCCCGCACGGCGCCTGGCCTTTGCCCCGGCGCGGCAGCACATCGCCTACCAGGTGGGGCATTTGCAACTGCTGTCCGACCCCGGCGTGGCGCACAAGCTGGCGCAGTGGCTGGCCTGA
- a CDS encoding delta-class carbonic anhydrase, with amino-acid sequence MQVHRFGQWLTASTALALAGCAATGTPPLAAGAGVPDAVLARQQQQLAAQTAGQGYGPQAPRDLAVAAGSNPITFAKAPAHTAMNLCNIHLHQNAEHKGGEFTQYAGNGDGAGFGTGYRYSGALTPAELAPLGAGVCPSAHGSLQSGDTIELHYVHSSAQVQPGPTLGACLNAGTQNPQLRVLAQVLVLVNDPGAHDFRHLTRHGMVQGYAQALGLLQNTGVPLEYLGSTTGPAYNEKGSPLQVTWRVYPQVAKVNIASLGAWCQGNVYQEEHAHGVRNLVTLPQLLAPMVP; translated from the coding sequence ATGCAAGTACACAGGTTCGGACAATGGTTGACGGCCAGCACGGCGCTGGCCCTGGCGGGCTGCGCTGCCACGGGCACGCCGCCCCTTGCAGCGGGCGCTGGCGTGCCCGATGCGGTGCTGGCGCGCCAGCAGCAGCAACTGGCCGCCCAGACGGCGGGCCAGGGCTATGGCCCGCAGGCCCCGCGTGACCTGGCGGTGGCGGCGGGCAGCAACCCCATCACCTTTGCCAAGGCCCCGGCGCACACGGCCATGAACCTGTGCAACATCCACCTGCACCAGAACGCCGAGCACAAGGGCGGCGAATTTACCCAGTACGCAGGCAACGGCGATGGCGCGGGCTTTGGCACGGGCTACCGCTACAGCGGTGCGCTCACGCCCGCTGAATTGGCCCCACTGGGGGCGGGCGTTTGCCCCAGCGCCCACGGCAGCTTGCAGTCGGGCGACACCATCGAGCTGCACTACGTTCACAGCAGCGCGCAGGTGCAGCCCGGCCCCACCTTGGGCGCCTGCCTGAACGCGGGCACGCAAAACCCGCAGTTGCGGGTGCTGGCGCAGGTGCTGGTGTTGGTCAACGACCCGGGCGCACACGACTTTCGCCACCTCACGCGCCACGGCATGGTGCAGGGCTATGCCCAGGCGTTGGGCCTGCTGCAGAACACGGGCGTGCCGCTCGAATACCTGGGTTCGACCACCGGCCCGGCGTACAACGAAAAAGGCTCGCCCCTGCAGGTGACCTGGCGCGTGTACCCGCAGGTGGCCAAGGTCAATATCGCGTCGCTCGGGGCCTGGTGCCAGGGCAATGTGTACCAGGAAGAGCACGCCCACGGCGTGCGCAACCTGGTGACGCTGCCGCAGTTGCTGGCCCCCATGGTCCCTTGA
- a CDS encoding ChaN family lipoprotein, producing the protein MKTLRPLWPLAALSLWLAGCASLAPPPLVPELPLADWPAPLASTAPPALLLLGEQHDAAAHQQWQAHSVQWLAARGQLAALVLEMAEAGHSTQGLPAQADAAAVRQALAWNDSAWPWAHYGPAVLAAVRAGVPVYGGNLPRAQMKAAQQDSALDTHLSAPAWQRQQDAVRAGHCDLLPPAQILPMARIQLARDRSLAQTGQALLQPGRTVLLIAGLQHVQRHLGIPTWWGQKYESKVAIAQAGQAQAAIKTEADWIVLTPALAPRDHCAELRQSWGAPPRATPLATPGPGPAAAP; encoded by the coding sequence ATGAAAACCTTGCGTCCCCTCTGGCCCCTGGCCGCCCTCAGCCTGTGGCTGGCGGGCTGCGCCAGCCTGGCCCCGCCCCCCCTGGTCCCCGAACTGCCCCTGGCCGACTGGCCCGCGCCGCTCGCTAGTACCGCCCCCCCCGCCCTCTTGCTGCTGGGCGAGCAGCACGACGCCGCCGCGCACCAGCAATGGCAAGCGCACAGCGTGCAGTGGCTGGCCGCGCGCGGTCAGCTCGCCGCCCTGGTGCTGGAGATGGCCGAGGCCGGCCACAGCACCCAGGGCCTGCCCGCGCAGGCCGACGCCGCCGCCGTGCGCCAGGCCCTGGCCTGGAACGACAGCGCCTGGCCCTGGGCGCACTACGGCCCGGCCGTGCTCGCCGCCGTGCGCGCTGGCGTGCCGGTGTACGGTGGCAACCTGCCCAGGGCGCAGATGAAGGCGGCGCAGCAAGACAGCGCCCTCGACACCCACCTGAGCGCCCCCGCCTGGCAGCGCCAGCAAGACGCCGTGCGCGCAGGCCACTGCGACCTGCTGCCGCCAGCGCAAATCCTGCCCATGGCACGCATCCAGCTCGCGCGCGACCGCAGCCTGGCGCAGACCGGGCAGGCGCTGCTGCAGCCCGGGCGCACGGTATTGCTGATCGCCGGCCTGCAGCATGTGCAGCGCCACCTGGGCATTCCCACCTGGTGGGGGCAAAAATACGAGTCAAAAGTGGCTATAGCGCAAGCTGGGCAAGCGCAAGCAGCTATCAAAACAGAAGCAGACTGGATCGTACTGACCCCGGCCCTGGCGCCGCGCGATCACTGCGCCGAGCTGCGCCAGAGCTGGGGCGCACCGCCGCGCGCCACGCCCCTGGCTACGCCGGGGCCTGGGCCTGCAGCAGCGCCGTGA
- the purU gene encoding formyltetrahydrofolate deformylase, translating to MTPTYILTLSCLDRRGLVHAVSGFLLDHGANIEEAAQYNDHATGLFFMRVQFAGAEHDLAALKAALAPFAASYQMDARLHAQSAPMPTVLMVSREGHCLNDLLFRVKSGLLPIDVRAIISNHRDFYQLAASYNIPFHHIPVSAATKAQAEQRQYEIIEAEGAELVVLARYMQVLSNDLCTRLAGRAINIHHSFLPSFKGAKPYYQAHERGVKLIGATAHYVTADLDEGPIIEQDVARADHTDTVEDLTARGRDTESQVLARAVKWHSEHRVLLNGHKTVVFR from the coding sequence ATGACCCCGACCTATATTCTCACCCTGTCCTGCCTCGATCGCCGGGGATTGGTACATGCCGTCTCTGGTTTTTTGCTCGACCACGGCGCCAACATCGAAGAAGCCGCGCAGTACAACGACCACGCCACCGGCCTGTTCTTCATGCGCGTGCAATTTGCCGGCGCCGAGCATGACCTGGCCGCGCTCAAGGCCGCGCTGGCACCTTTTGCCGCCAGCTACCAGATGGATGCGCGCCTGCACGCGCAAAGCGCGCCCATGCCGACGGTGCTCATGGTCAGCCGCGAAGGCCATTGCCTCAACGACCTGCTGTTTCGCGTCAAGAGCGGCCTGCTGCCCATCGACGTGCGCGCCATCATCAGCAACCACCGCGACTTCTACCAGCTCGCAGCCAGCTACAACATACCGTTTCACCACATCCCGGTCAGCGCCGCCACCAAGGCCCAGGCCGAGCAGCGCCAGTACGAGATCATCGAAGCCGAAGGCGCCGAACTGGTGGTGCTGGCGCGCTACATGCAGGTGCTCTCCAACGACCTGTGCACCCGCCTGGCCGGGCGCGCGATCAACATCCACCACAGCTTCCTGCCCAGCTTCAAGGGCGCCAAGCCCTACTACCAGGCGCACGAGCGCGGCGTCAAACTCATAGGCGCCACCGCGCACTACGTTACCGCCGACCTCGACGAGGGCCCGATCATCGAGCAGGACGTGGCCCGCGCCGACCACACCGACACCGTCGAAGACCTGACCGCGCGCGGCAGAGACACTGAAAGCCAGGTGCTGGCGCGCGCCGTGAAGTGGCACAGCGAGCACCGCGTGCTCCTCAACGGCCACAAGACCGTCGTCTTCCGCTGA
- a CDS encoding nitrate/nitrite transporter, translating into MASPSHPAAEDPRRTRQAWSVLIVSTLAFTVCFMVWMMFGIIGIPIKKMLDLNSTQFGLLTAMPVLTGSLVRVPLGIWTDKYGGRIVLACLMAVTVPAIWLMGYATQYWHFLTIGLFVGLAGGAFSVGTPYVARWFPKNRQGTAMGVYGAGNSGAAVNKFVAPVILVAFGWAMVPQVYAAIMLGTLVLFWLFSHSDPSHLVSSNVKFTEQLKALKDPKVLKYCQYYSIVFGGYVALALWMVQYYVGEYGLDIRVAALLAACFSLPGGVLRAIGGVLSDKYGAHSVTWWVMWVSWICLFLLSYPQTDFTIQTVNGPSTFHIGLNVYAFTAIMAVLGVAWAFGKASVFKYISDDYPGNIGAISGIVGLAGGMGGFILPIMFGALMDWTGIRSSAFMLMYGVVWVSLIWMYWTEVRRTDVMTGEGAAPAAR; encoded by the coding sequence ATGGCTTCCCCGTCGCACCCTGCGGCTGAAGATCCCCGCCGCACCCGCCAGGCTTGGTCTGTACTTATCGTCAGCACCCTGGCGTTTACCGTGTGTTTCATGGTCTGGATGATGTTCGGCATCATCGGCATCCCCATCAAGAAGATGCTCGATCTGAACTCGACCCAGTTCGGCCTGCTCACCGCCATGCCGGTGCTCACGGGCTCGCTGGTGCGGGTGCCGCTGGGCATCTGGACGGACAAGTACGGCGGGCGCATCGTGCTCGCCTGCCTCATGGCAGTGACGGTGCCGGCCATCTGGTTGATGGGCTACGCCACTCAGTATTGGCACTTTCTGACCATCGGCCTGTTCGTCGGCCTCGCTGGTGGTGCGTTCTCGGTCGGCACGCCCTATGTGGCGCGCTGGTTTCCCAAAAACCGCCAGGGCACGGCCATGGGCGTGTACGGCGCCGGCAACTCGGGCGCGGCGGTGAACAAGTTCGTCGCGCCGGTGATTTTGGTGGCCTTTGGCTGGGCCATGGTGCCGCAGGTGTACGCCGCCATCATGCTGGGCACGTTGGTGCTGTTCTGGCTGTTCAGCCACAGCGACCCCAGCCACCTGGTTTCCAGCAACGTGAAGTTCACCGAGCAGCTCAAGGCGCTCAAAGACCCCAAGGTGCTCAAGTACTGCCAGTACTACAGCATCGTCTTTGGCGGCTACGTCGCGCTGGCGCTGTGGATGGTGCAGTACTACGTGGGCGAGTACGGCCTCGATATCCGCGTTGCGGCGCTGCTGGCGGCCTGCTTCTCTCTGCCCGGCGGTGTGCTGCGCGCCATTGGCGGCGTGCTGTCGGACAAGTACGGCGCGCACAGCGTGACCTGGTGGGTGATGTGGGTGAGTTGGATTTGCCTGTTTTTGCTGAGCTACCCGCAGACGGATTTCACCATCCAGACGGTCAACGGCCCGAGCACCTTCCACATCGGCCTGAACGTCTATGCCTTCACCGCCATCATGGCCGTGCTCGGCGTGGCCTGGGCCTTTGGCAAGGCCAGCGTGTTCAAGTACATCAGCGACGACTACCCCGGCAACATCGGCGCCATCAGCGGCATCGTCGGCTTGGCTGGCGGCATGGGCGGCTTCATCCTGCCGATCATGTTCGGCGCGCTCATGGACTGGACGGGCATCCGCTCCAGCGCCTTCATGCTGATGTATGGCGTGGTCTGGGTCTCGCTCATCTGGATGTACTGGACCGAGGTGCGCCGCACCGACGTCATGACCGGCGAGGGCGCTGCGCCCGCTGCCCGTTGA